The genomic segment GCACGTTGGGCAACAAAACCATTTGGTTCTGATCGGGTTCTGCAGTTGGTTCTGATCctgaaatgtgaaagaaaaggaaagttaaaattaaaagattttggAGGAAATTCTGCAGAACCGTCTGTTGGTTCTGAAGGGTTAAGAAGAAGCTGCTCAGTGAtgtcactggttgccatggtgattccCTCCTTTTCtcacagaaaattttaaatcatatcAAAATATTCTTTCTGACCCGGCAGCACCAGAAGCTCCTGCTGGGTTCccatggttctggttctgctgcaggttcaaCAGAACCTCCAGGTCCAGTTTCACCAATCAGATCTGTGATTGGATGAGAAGGTGGCTGGATCCATAAGGTTCTGGATGTTGTACCGGGTCAGTACCGCCATCAACCGGAGCtgaagcattctgggaaaactGTCAAAGTTAACCTGGAAAATTGGTCAGAACAGAAACTGGGTCGGGTTAGAGCCAGTTGGACAGATCGGAGTGGTtctgaatgtttgtttctgtcattcTGAGAACCCataagttctggttctgaagtcGGAATCTCCTAACGTTTGGGAGAAATTAATGAAAGATCTAATTTATTCTGGGGTAAAATGATGGAAAAGGTCCGAAGGCGTTCAGATATCATGTGGATGAGACGAAAGGTTCCAAGTAAAGCCGAAGAGTTCTTCGGACCTCGGCCTGGTTCTGACCAGAACCTGAGCCCAGGAGGAAATCTTtgattttactaataaaaatattaaaatggtAATTTGTGATTTCAGCAGGaataaaagtttagttttgatttCCATTTCTTCTCCTCAGACTGGACTTTCTCCTGCGGTTCCGGTTctgtatatatttgtaataCTGCagcttctgtgtgttttggtccGGCCATGTTCTTCCCGAACCGCCTGATGTTTCTGCATGCAGAACGTTCTCCTGTCCGGTTCCGCTGGTTCCGGTTCGCCAGCCAGCAGATCTCCGGGTTTCCATGCTGGGTCAGAAATCTCATGATTTGCTGTTTGTGTCAGAATAAACTCGGTGTCGCCCCCTGGCTGCAGAGGACGGTGTCGTCCTGCAGCAGTCCCAGTCCAGCTGCATGCTCTCTAACTGGTCTAACTGGTCTCTGAATAAACTCCAGCAGCTTCTGATCCCTCCGTGTGACTCTGTGACTCTCAGCTAAAGGATTCTAATTAATCCTGAGAATTAAAGTTGTAAAATGAATTTTTCTGGCTACAGATTTATAAACATAATTATTTACTTTGCACACATGTAgaagttgttttggtttgtctCAATAAACAATGAAGGCTGCattaatggtttaaaaatatttacatttggtGATATTTAATACTCCATTTAATATATAATTAAACCAGATTTTCATTTAAGtccaaaatatgtaattttataaaatatgtaagtccaaataattttccacatttcGTTCCATTTCAGCCtcaaacttcagtgtttttgaaCCCCTTCACTCTGTTGCCCCTAAATTAAACCCTAAGTTTTCATCACAGCTAAATTTGTATGAGAGTAGAAATGCTGCCAAGGCCGGCCCAAGGCTGTAAGTCAAGCCCCCACACCACTACCAAGAGCACCAAGCTAAcctgataaaaatataaagaaaaactataataataattgtatCTTTGTTTTGTATAACGGTGGTGTGAATAATTTGTACATTTAAGtcatttatcaaaattattttttgttttgttttttagctcaCAGCAACAATGGCTAATTTGCAACGTTCGTTAGCGAATGCTATGCTTTGTATGTGAAGCCAGGAGTAATGCAGCACACgaagcttcaaataaaatgggtcctttattttttaagatggaaaagaacacttttctctctgagttgcaaagacacaaatgaaagaatgagGATCAACATAGGTCGAAAGAAATGACCCGTATTCAATCAATATAAAGCCTCAGTGAAAATGGCGGGCTCACGATGCAGTAACTAGCTTCACATAAAAGCTTAACTTTAACAAAGGGTGAAATAAACAGCAGTGGCACTTCAAAAGgaggacaaacaaaaacataacattaacatACTCTCCTTAGCTTTGTTCACGGAAGATAATTTAGCTTCGACATTAATTACCAAACACTTGGATCCTCTGCTTAAGTGGCCATACTCATCTTTTTCAACAGGTCTTGGCTCAAAAAATGTCCTTCTCTTCCGTTCCACCAGTCAGTGTCACAATGCATAAACATGAGGTTTTTTCCACTTCCGGTAATTCTAGACCTCTTTGCAACAACAGCACCACATGCtggcaaaaacaagaattacaaccatttggtgaaataaatcaaaacatggtttacaaaaattaattttttacatgTACCCATTTTTCACTTGGTTACATATATTTCAGTTTACGATGGTCAAAGTGAAGGCAGTGGTCAGAGGCCACtcttcaataataataacaagtaAAAGGAAAGAAGTTTGGTTATTGAAGCGTGGTTGTCTAGCTGTTGAAAAATCGAAAACTCAAGTCGAGGACATCATAGTGTGAATACTTTAACAGTTAAAAAAGGTTTCCACATACTGACGTCGTTTTCTTCAGGTAATTCTCTGCTTGAACGGATGGTGGCAGAGTTTCATTTCCCCCTTGTTTTTAGTGGCTCACTCCGGAAACACGTGATCGTGGTGAAGCGGAAAAACAGTTCCAGCACATGTGTTAAAAAACCTGCTTCATGTAGAGAAGGACCTAGAAATCAGCTCGTTTCTTCTGCGGGGCTTAAATCCTTTGGTTTCTGTAGGGACTTTGGTGCCGTCAGCAGGAGAAACATGGAGGACGAAAACGTTATCAAACTTCCGGTGACTGAGGATAAAATAACGGCGAAGAAGAGAGGCCGACCTCCGAAGTTCGAcgcggaggaagaggagcggctGCGGCAGAAGAACCTGAAGAGGCTGGCGGTTCTGGGAGAGGAGGACGACTCGGTGAAGCGGCTAGAGACGCTGGTGTTCGGAGCGGAGGAAGAGCTGCTGGAGAGGCTGGTGGAGGTGATGTTTAGCACCAGACTTCATTCAGAAAACAGTgaatttaactttaattctCTTAAATGTCAAAACTACGTTCAAGTGTTATTTTTCtataataaaatcaacttcttGACATAACAAAATTGGCCCAGTTTAAAACTGTTTCTTAAGTAAAAATTACACGTTTAGTTGATGTTGACGCTGTTATGACTTCACCAGACCTCATTTAAAAATTACCAAAGTTTCAGAAGCTCAcgcttttataaataaaacaacgtTTTACAGCAAACTGTGAcaacttattaaaaatgtcattcacTGCAGGAAAATTCGATTCAACTTTTTAATCACGAACTGCttctttaatttaatgtgaGGCTGCTTCAGGTCTTATCCTAGACTTCATTTGACTAATTTCGGTTAGACAGAAAATGTGTCTcaatgtttaaaaattcacaatGCTTTGGCTGTTTATAAGGTTCTTAATAATTCATCATCCACAGCAAAAGCATAGTTCTACACACAGGTAGAGTTCTTcagctttaaatgtgttttattgcaggaggatgaagaggagcagaCCAGTGgcctgcagctggaggatgaGGAGGGCAGAGGGGATGAAGACTCAGATGGGGAGGAAGAGCCTCGTCAGCAGCCGCAGCCCAGGAAAGCTGCCTGGGTGGACGAAGACGACGAGCTGGAGGAAGAGTAAGTACCAGTGAGGAAACacttacttcctgtttccttctgtAACAAATTCAACagcatctgtctgtctgtgtcagGGTGGACTTGAAGCACCGTTACCGTAGAAACCTGATGAAAGGAGATGCAGAGTCGGTCATGTCCAAGCAGAGGCTGCAGCAGAGGATGAAGGAGCAGTGAGTTACTattacaaacaataataatgcaaCAACACATTCTCAGATTTGATCAAACTTTAAGttctaattaacattttacattttgaatatccaaaataaataaaatgaattagaccaagcaaaactgtccttcagaacatcagactgaagacttatcatcagtttttggtagaaataaattggttaaaatggaaacaattgagttagttttaatttatcatgtgatttattgattatatttattgattcaaCAGTTTCCTGTTGAATATGAGCTACAGGTTcataaaatgttctaaaaacaaCCTGGGACCGAGTCCAGGTCCGGGTGGATCACCTGAAGACTGCTTCTTAGACTCTTTATGATTTTCCATCCAAgagttgtaaataaaaatgaattttgttttcaggtttCAGAAGTCGATGGGAGGAACTCCATCCTGGGCGCAGAGCAGcgaccagaagaagaagaaaggtgAATCCATGTTagcctcctggttctggttctggttctgactctcTGTGATCCTGCAGCTCttgatgaagaagaagaggaggaggaggaagaggacgacCTTCTCAGGAGGACGGGGAACTTCGTGTCGTCTTCAGAGAGTCTTCCCAGCGGCGTCCTGAGGGTGAGTCTGAACGGTTCCGCCGCCGCCGAGGAATGGATCAGTTCCAGTTCTgattctggtcctggttctgtgTCTCCAGATGAAGAAGTGTCTCCATGCCAACAGCGCCCGCCCCTCGGCTGACCGGCTCACCACGGTCCAGTTCCACCCGTCGGCGCAGGTCGTCATGACGGCGGGACTCGACCAGTCCGTCTCCCTCTTCCAGGTACGGCTCGCCTCCTGCGGCTCGGGGGTCAGAGGTCGCCGTGTGAGTCTAACCCAGCTCGTCTGCAGGTGGACGGGAAGACGAACCCGAAGATCCAGAGCGTCCACCTGGAGCGGTTCCCGGTCCACCAGGCCCGGTTCAGCCGGGACGGGCGGACGGTGATCGCCACCAGCCTGAGGAACAAGATGTTCTACCTGTACGACATGATGGAGGGCCGCGTGGCGCCGGTCCGCTCCGTCAGGGGTCAGTCCCCCACCGCCGCTGAGCCCTGCCGCTGAGGCTgacctttcacaataaaagcttcTCTGTGTCGGGTTTAGGTCTGAGTGAAGCCAGAGTGAAGGACTTCTCTGTGTGTCCTGATGGGGGCGCTCTGCTGCTGACCGGGACCAACGGATACCTGCACATGCTCACGCTGAaggttcttcttctgctgctggttcttcttcttctgtcagtGACTGATCAgctcagcttcttcttcttcttctctccgcCCAGACCAATGAGATCGTCCGCAGCATGAAGATCAATGGTGATGTCAGCGGCGTGGCTTTCTGTCCCGACGGCAGCAAAGCCTTCGTGAACTCAGGTGAGTGTGTGACTCTGTGTGTGATGTCATCGCCCCCTGTGGGTCATGTGACTCTGTGTGTGATGTCATCACCTCGGTGCAGAGGAAGGCGAGGTGTTTGTGTGGGACGTTCGCAGCAGTCGGTGCCTCAGCCGGTTCATGGATGACGGCTGCGTGAAGGGGACGGCCATCGCCGCCTCGCCAGACGGACGCTACCTGGCCTGCGGGTAAGCCACGCCCACTCCCAGacctgctctctgattggctgagagcaCATTGTAATATGCTGACTGTCGGGTCATGTGATCCCTCCTCCATGCCTCAGCTCCCAGGCGGGCGTGGTGAACGTCTACTCCCAGGAGGCGTGTCTTAATTCGACCAACCCGAAGCCTCTTAGAGCGGTGATGAACCTGCTGACCTCAGCCACgtctctgacctttaaccccacCTCTGAGATCTTGGCCGTTGCCTCGCGGGTGGAAGACGAAGCCGTGCGGCTGGTGAGCACCGGTTGCCGTGACGCTGGTTGCCGTGACGCGGCTGGTTGCTAACCTCCACCTGTCTCTGCTCAGGTCCACCTGCCCAGCCTCACTGTCTTCTCCAATTTTCCTGTGGCCAGTAGGAAGGTCGCTCACCGGGTCACCTGCTTGGACTTCTCGCCATGCAGCGGCTTCTTCTCATTGGCCAACAACAAAGGACACGCCCCCCTGTTCAGGTCAGCCAGCCAATCAACTCTTCTGGTTTCAAACTGTGAATATCTGAAGCATTTcctgtgcagctgcagcttctggagCACCATGGAGATGAGTGAGGACACCCACCAAACTGGAACCTTATGGTGGATTTAAAAGTTCTGTGGTGAACCAGTAACTAAACTCAAACATTAAACTCCAGGCAGCCAGGAATTCTGACTATCTGCGCTACCCCGTCAGATCGTCCTACCGTAGCACGGATAGATAGCTAGGTCCATCGGTCCGTGCTACCCGTCTAAAGCTGCTACCGTCATGTTGACAAACTACAGATAGTGGTAAATATATGGGATAGTTTTAGTGACTGAAGTGGAAGCTTAGCAGTTatggttagcttagcattggAACAATTTCTATCCATgatgaaaccacaagaagatcaCTTCCTGTATCTGAATATCCTaccagtttaaaatgaaaagctgtagaTGTTGCACTAATCCTTTTATCCTACCTGTTAAACACAGACgtgtttgtaagaataaaacgGTTTCAAACAGAGGAAATGCCTTTTATTGgcattaaaaatagttttactgtttgataaactttatgctcacaaacagcCACTTCCTCTGggtctgtgtttgtgttcaggttGCTGCACTACAAGGACTTCTGAAGAgactctggaccagaaccagaacctaaccagaaccagactcagTGATTCCTGAACACCTGAAGCCTGTCGGGTTTGGGTCAGTCGGTCCAACAGGAAACAGAACTCTGCCACtggtttttatgtttggatttATAAAAGGCTTTCTAACAGAACCAAGTCGACccgttttgttttattatgaagttttttctctcttgatgtttaaacttaaattatttaatcagaattttaacTTTAGATGAGAAAATCTTGGATTTTCCCAGAATAACCCCATTTCTCCTGATTGGGTGTCAGAGGTCATCTGTGGCCTCTGACCTCACGACCTTTTCCTGGAGAAGAGGAAGACCATGGCTGAAGATTCAATCTGCAGCTGATTTTGATCCGGTTGCAGaacattaaactaaaatgtgaCGCTGATGAACCGGCAGCGTTCTGCTTCCTGGTCCAGAGCAAGCACGCGGCGACAGTGGACAGGAGCAACCAGTACAGAAAAAGAGAATCAACTTTACTCATTCACTGGGTGAAACACTTTAGATTAATTacactcattttatttgttcattttgatgattttctacttccagttgttaaaaaacatttaaagttataatattacatcagtaaaatatttcaaaacacgCATATGTCCTGAATGAAACACCTGattaaaggttattttaaaCCAACTAATGGGTTTTATTGGGatggatgttttaatttatttaatctacTGAACCTGAAAGGAGAGTAGtaggagaagaaagagaggaaacagtTTCAGTGAGATGAATATTAATAACTTCAGTGATGTAAAATTCACTCTACACATCTACATTAAAAATCCACAAACGCAAAGAATCGGATCCGGTTGAAGTTCTGGGAATGAAAtggagcagaaaacaaagaccTGAAGAAAGCAGCTGAGTTAACGTGGAAACGTGACTTCAGGACCTgaactgtttttaaattcacacaaattaaacaatgaaatgtAACTATAAATTCTGAaagtctggttctgttcctTAGTTCCAACAGAATATTAAGATGGACCGGATCAGCACCGGAACCAGTTCCAGTTCAGACCTCTGACTGCAGCTCTGCAGTTTTGGTTCTGGACGGGTTTAGACGGCTCTCGGTTTAACCGAAGGCTCTGATATCACCGGTTGCCATGACGATAAACTGATAAACTACTGATGTTTTCGGATTTCAAAGCTGCAGCCTGTGACGTCAGAGAAACCgcactgagcatgctcagagcGCCGCGCCGGAGGAATGTTGTCCGTCCGGTCCGTTTTTTATTGCATCCAAATGTCAACACATGTATGGAATGGAAAAAGGTTGAACACGTCGGAGGTTACAGGAATAAAACCACCAGGTTTTTGACTCTTCCTGGGTGATCTGTGAATAAAACAGCATCAAACAGGTGCAGCAGGTGTCTCCACCCGCAGACTCACCTGGCCACTTTCTTCTAGCCCCGCCTCCCAATGACGTCACAGACCTGACTTTCAGGGTTTGGGGCAGAAACTGGACGAGTGGCAGAGGAGAAGGTAAGAAGCTGTTTCAGTTAAAgtgattaaatttaaagtttgtttgctGTTTCCGGTTAGCCTGCTTTAATTTGAGTGAAATTAAAAACCGTTTAgatatttgggtttttaaaacGAGGGTTCTGCTCAGCAGCCTGGTTCTGAATCAACCTCATTTCTGATGTCTGCTGGTTAAAATTAACTGCAGAAGCTTCAGCTGAAGCTCACCTGTGGCCCAGGTGAGCTGCTGGGAGGGAACAGGTAGAAGCTGCTCATCCGAGGTGATTCATGCGGAAACCTGCCGGGATTCCTGTCCGCCGACCCGGTCCATTCCTGAGGTCCTGCTCTGTTTGTCTCGGAGagaaggagctgctgcagcttcaggtCGGGTCCAGGTGTGACGGACCCGGTCTCCCTGTCAGGGGACTTCCCGGTTTTCCGGGGGAAATGACGTCACGTTAATGAGTTTTGGGAAGTTGAGGTTCCCGTTTTGTTCCCCTTTCTGCCTCCTGCAGGTCAGACGAGTTGGACCCGGTTCTGCTCAGGAACCACATTTAAATAAGGTCAAGAAGTATTTGCATGTAATCAGACTTATtctgtttcagattttaaaaaaaactttctcggtcaaaaacaacctgaaataAGGTGAAACCTGGCCCTCCTCGCTGCTAGCTGCTAGCTGCTAGCATCAGCCCCGCGGTACTGAGAGCCATCAGGA from the Gambusia affinis linkage group LG19, SWU_Gaff_1.0, whole genome shotgun sequence genome contains:
- the utp18 gene encoding U3 small nucleolar RNA-associated protein 18 homolog, with protein sequence MEDENVIKLPVTEDKITAKKRGRPPKFDAEEEERLRQKNLKRLAVLGEEDDSVKRLETLVFGAEEELLERLVEEDEEEQTSGLQLEDEEGRGDEDSDGEEEPRQQPQPRKAAWVDEDDELEEEVDLKHRYRRNLMKGDAESVMSKQRLQQRMKEQFQKSMGGTPSWAQSSDQKKKKALDEEEEEEEEEDDLLRRTGNFVSSSESLPSGVLRMKKCLHANSARPSADRLTTVQFHPSAQVVMTAGLDQSVSLFQVDGKTNPKIQSVHLERFPVHQARFSRDGRTVIATSLRNKMFYLYDMMEGRVAPVRSVRGLSEARVKDFSVCPDGGALLLTGTNGYLHMLTLKTNEIVRSMKINGDVSGVAFCPDGSKAFVNSEEGEVFVWDVRSSRCLSRFMDDGCVKGTAIAASPDGRYLACGSQAGVVNVYSQEACLNSTNPKPLRAVMNLLTSATSLTFNPTSEILAVASRVEDEAVRLVHLPSLTVFSNFPVASRKVAHRVTCLDFSPCSGFFSLANNKGHAPLFRLLHYKDF